From Salvia splendens isolate huo1 unplaced genomic scaffold, SspV2 ctg1014, whole genome shotgun sequence, one genomic window encodes:
- the LOC121788332 gene encoding (S)-8-oxocitronellyl enol synthase CYC2-like: protein MAAKATSNVAIIFGVTGLVGKELATTLLLHGWKVYGVARRPDVSMATITAHRRYHFVSCDLLDSHEARDKLSLINDVTHIFWVTWASMFSLDSPECYEQNRAMMANALVAMLPKAGRLRHFSLQTGVKHYISLQGLLGGEVGCYNEESPRVNIGHNFYYGLEDLLQEMLPLYKVDWSIHRPGFIIGSSRRAYYNLMGTICVYGTICKYLNLPFVFGGTKMCWEEMCIDASDTRLVADQHVFAATRHEQGKGGWAYNAINGEYYTWKEIWPGIGAKLGIETPEKCSFSGDFVYSLAMEGMEGVWKEIVAKEGLVETEMSELANWDFLDQMFRCTFKMLCSRSKIDLIGFKSRYHVLDSMVYWIDVMREDKLIP from the coding sequence ATGGCTGCCAAAGCTACTTCAAATGTAGCAATCATCTTTGGGGTCACAGGGCTGGTGGGGAAGGAGCTAGCAACTACTCTGCTTTTGCATGGCTGGAAGGTGTACGGAGTCGCCCGTCGACCCGACGTCTCGATGGCCACCATCACCGCCCATCGGAGATACCACTTCGTGTCGTGCGACCTCTTAGACTCTCACGAGGCTCGAGACAAATTGTCTCTAATAAATGATGTGACCCACATTTTCTGGGTCACGTGGGCTAGCATGTTCTCTCTGGATAGCCCTGAGTGCTATGAGCAGAATAGGGCGATGATGGCTAATGCCCTCGTCGCCATGCTCCCAAAGGCGGGGCGCCTTAGGCACTTTTCGCTCCAGACGGGGGTGAAACATTACATCTCACTACAGGGGTTATTGGGAGGAGAAGTTGGTTGCTACAATGAGGAATCACCAAGGGTGAATATAGGCCATAATTTTTATTATGGGCTTGAGGATTTGTTGCAAGAAATGTTGCCCTTGTATAAAGTGGATTGGTCTATTCATAGGCCAGGGTTCATTATTGGTAGCTCTAGAAGAGCTTACTATAATTTAATGGGTACAATTTGTGTTTATGGGACTATATGTAAGTATCTGAACCTTCCATTTGTGTTTGGAGGCACCAAGATGTGTTGGGAGGAGATGTGCATCGATGCCTCCGACACCCGACTCGTGGCGGATCAGCACGTGTTCGCTGCTACCCGCCACGAGCAAGGCAAGGGGGGCTGGGCTTATAACGCGATAAACGGTGAATACTATACTTGGAAGGAAATCTGGCCAGGTATCGGGGCAAAGCTAGGGATTGAAACTCCCGAAAAGTGCTCGTTTTCGGGAGATTTCGTGTATTCCCTAGCTATGGAGGGTATGGAGGGCGTTTGGAAGGAAATTGTTGCAAAAGAGGGGCTTGTGGAGACTGAGATGAGTGAATTGGCAAATTGGGATTTCTTGGATCAGATGTTTCGATGCACATTCAAGATGTTGTGCAGCCGCAGCAAGATTGATTTGATTGGTTTCAAGAGCAGGTACCATGTTTTGGATTCTATGGTTTATTGGATTGATGTGATGAGGGAAGATAAGTTGATTCCATGA